The genomic DNA CACTGGAAATAGCTTGGAAAACCTTCTCTGCAGTGAAGGAGATTCTGAGCGGTAATCCTGATGCCTCACCTTGAAGCCTGCTCCACCCTGCGGCTTTCTTGTGGTTCTAACCCTGAGAACACCACTTTTGAATCCACCGGGCGAGGTCCTCGATGAGACCCGCGTCAACGTGCCCGGGCTTTGCGTACTCCTCAGGTACCGAGGGACCTTCTCCCGGGACAAAGAGGTGGTTGCAGGCAGGGTAGAGCTTGAAGCTCGCCCTGGGATGAGCGCGGAGCGCCTCCTTCCAGAGGAGGAAGTCTTTCTCCCGAACCTGGTAATCCCGGCCTCCCTGGACGACAAGGATGGGACAGGAGAGTTTCCGGGCGCTCTCAAGGGGCTTGAGGTCCATGAGGCTGTAGTGGTACCGGGCGTACCCGCCAAGGTAGGGAACGGGCTCGTCTTCCTTTAAGGCTCTCGTGCGAAGAAGCTCAACGATCTTTTGGATTTCCTGTAACTCCTGTACCTCTCGGGCTTCCAGTTTCCCATCGCGGCGGAAGAGGTACTCCGCCTGCTCGGGAACAAGCTCATGTAACGGTCGAGCCGGTGCCGCAAGGAGAATGACACCCCGGACCTTCCCGTCCCGGAGGGCAATCTCGGGAGCAAGCCATCCTCCTAAGCTGTGGCCGAGAAGGAAAACCCGCTCAGGGTCGATTTCAGGAATCTTCCGCAGGAATTCCAGGGCCTCTAAGGCGTCCTCGATAACCTCTTCCTCCACGGTGAAGCGGGGGAGGATTTTCCCAATCTCCTGGGCGTGGACGTAGGTTCGCTTATCGTACCGGAAAACCGCAATGCCCTTCCCCGCAAGGCCAAGGGCAAGATCCCGGAAGGGCTTGCAGGCCCCCACCGTTTCATCCCGGTCGTTGGGGCCCGAGCCGTGGACAAGAAGGACGCAGGGAAAGGGACCTTCCCCTTTGGGGAGGGTGAGAGTCCCGGGGAGCTCAAAAGGAGGGCGGCCGAAGACAACTTCGCGTTCCACGAACTCCTGGGGAGCGTACGGGGGAGGAGAGTACTCTGAAAAGGTGTAGGGGAGAAAGAAGAGGCCGGCAATTTTACCGCTTTTGTCGACTGTAACCTGGGCAAGGAGGGTGGCTCTCTCAAAGGAAGAGACGATGAAAACCAGGGTGTACGGGTCCCTCTCCTCCACCCTCTGGAGCGCAAGACCCTTGAAGCCCCCAAGGTCTCTTGTCATCCCCTCCCACATGTCCTTTAGGGCCTTGGGGGAGAGGAGGGACTGCATCGTCGCATCCTCCATCGCCCAGGCCTCCTCGTAGAGGCCTCCCTTGATTTTCTCAAGGTACGTCAGGGCAAGGGATTCAGACTTCCCAAAGGCTTTAGGAGAGAGAAAGAAAAGGAACGCAAGGGCAAGGAGGATGCCGATTTTTCCAGTCATCGTATGGCCTCCTTAAGGAATTTCCCCATTTCCTGGTCCATCTTGAGGATGTGGTTTTCCAGCCACTCCACGAGGAGACGGTTCACCTGGCGGAAGAACTTTTGGTTTTGGGCGTCAATCTCGGGAATCCCAATGGAGAACCGATCGGACCACTCAAGCACTGCTTTATTCCTCCTTTCGCAAGCTCTCGATGATGGCTCGAGCCATCTCGCACCGCTCAAAGGGCGGCATGATGTAAATCCCTGCCACCAGGGGTTTTATCCGCCGGGCCACTTCGCAGGCAATGGCGATGCCCTCCTCTTTTGGATCTTGAGCCTT from Candidatus Caldatribacterium sp. includes the following:
- a CDS encoding alpha/beta fold hydrolase; its protein translation is MTGKIGILLALAFLFFLSPKAFGKSESLALTYLEKIKGGLYEEAWAMEDATMQSLLSPKALKDMWEGMTRDLGGFKGLALQRVEERDPYTLVFIVSSFERATLLAQVTVDKSGKIAGLFFLPYTFSEYSPPPYAPQEFVEREVVFGRPPFELPGTLTLPKGEGPFPCVLLVHGSGPNDRDETVGACKPFRDLALGLAGKGIAVFRYDKRTYVHAQEIGKILPRFTVEEEVIEDALEALEFLRKIPEIDPERVFLLGHSLGGWLAPEIALRDGKVRGVILLAAPARPLHELVPEQAEYLFRRDGKLEAREVQELQEIQKIVELLRTRALKEDEPVPYLGGYARYHYSLMDLKPLESARKLSCPILVVQGGRDYQVREKDFLLWKEALRAHPRASFKLYPACNHLFVPGEGPSVPEEYAKPGHVDAGLIEDLARWIQKWCSQG